The following coding sequences lie in one Takifugu flavidus isolate HTHZ2018 chromosome 4, ASM371156v2, whole genome shotgun sequence genomic window:
- the LOC130524928 gene encoding protein kinase C and casein kinase substrate in neurons protein 1-like has protein sequence MSGIMSGIFDETGSQEETSNSFWEIGNYKHTVKRIDDGHRLCNDLMSCIQERAKIEKSYSQQLSEWSKRWRQLIDKGPQYGTVERAWLALMTEAEKVSELHQDVKNCLMNEDFEKVKNWQKETYHKQMMGGFKETREADEGFKKAQKPWAKKMKELEAAKKSYHMACKDEKVASVREANSKEEASVTADQQKKLNDKLDKCKQESEKAKEKYVKVLDELNKCTQPYNENMEQVFDQCQQFEEKRLHFFREVLLDVKHHLNLTEDQSLTTVYRELESTVTSASPQEDLKWFFNIHGPGMHMNWPHFEEYNPDLTHSISKKERSKKGSDGVMLTNVMSAVGHCPSGDQKSISSYEQNQTYTAYAHEDTNGGFNPFNEDVHRGVRVRALYHYEGQEQDELSFRAGDELTKLEDEDEQGWCKGRLDNGKLGLYPANYVELI, from the exons aTCGGCAATTACAAACATACAGTGAAAAGGATTGACGATGGTCATCGGCTCTGCAATGACCTGATGAGCTGCATCCAGGAACGGGCCAAAATTGAAAAATCCTACTCACAGCAGCTATCTGAATGGTCCAAACGATGGAGACAGTTGATAGACAAAG GGCCTCAGTACGGTACTGTCGAGCGAGCATGGCTGGCACTAATGACAGAGGCCGAAAAGGTGAGTGAGCTCCACCAGGATGTAAAAAACTGCCTGATGAATGAGGACTTTGAAAAAGTGAAGAACTGGCAAAAAGAGACATATCACAAACAAATGATGGGAGGATTCAAAGAAACCAGAGAGGCAGACGAGGGTTTCAAGAAAGCCCAAAAACCCTGGGCTAAAAAGATGAAAGAG CTCGAGGCTGCCAAGAAGTCCTACCACATGGCCTGCAAGGATGAGAAGGTGGCATCTGTCAGAGAAGCCAACAGTAAGGAAGAAGCCTCTGTGACGGCTGACCAGCAGAAAAAACTCAACGACAAATTAGACAAATGTAAACAGGAGAGTGAGAAG GCCAAAGAAAAGTATGTGAAGGTCCTGGACGAGCTGAACAAGTGCACTCAACCCTACAATGAGAACATGGAGCAGGTGTTCGACCAGTGCCAGCAGTTTGAAGAGAAGAGGCTGCATTTCTTTAGGGAGGTGCTGTTGGATGTGAAACACCACCTCAATCTAACAGAGGATCAAAG TTTGACAACTGTCTACAGAGAGCTCGAATCTACAGTCACATCAGCCAGCCCACAGGAAGATTTGAAGTGGTTCTTCAACATCCACGGCCCTGGCATGCACATGAACTGGCCACACTTTGAG GAATATAACCCCGACCTCACTCACAGCATCTCAAAGAAAGAAAGGTCAAAGAAGGGCAGTGATGGAGTCATGCTTACTAACGTGATGTCAGCAGTTGGTCACTGTCCAAGTGGAGACCAAAAAAG CATCAGCAGTTATGAGCAGAACCAGACATACACAGCCTATGCACACGAAGACACGAATGGAGGTTTTAACCCCTTCAATGAAGACGTGCACAGAGGCGTGAGAGTCAGGGCACTCTACCACTATGAAGGCCAGGAGCAGGATGAACTCAGCTTCAGAGCAG GAGATGAACTGACCAagctggaggatgaggatgaacaGGGCTGGTGTAAAGGTCGTCTAGACAATGGTAAGCTAGGTCTTTACCCAGCCAATTACGTGGAGCTGATCTAA